One Gymnogyps californianus isolate 813 chromosome 11, ASM1813914v2, whole genome shotgun sequence genomic window carries:
- the CHRNA5 gene encoding neuronal acetylcholine receptor subunit alpha-5 isoform X2: MVELGAWLRCGRPLLFLTCIFAPFLGQPGAGPAARAPYAGISEPSFIAKSEDRLFKHLFEDYQRWVRPVERLNDTIKIKFGLAISQLVDDEKNQLMTTNVWLKQEWIDVKLRWNPEDYAGITSIRVPSDSIWIPDIVLYDNADGRFEGTSTKTVVKYDGTIAWTPPANYKSSCTIDVTFFPFDLQNCSMKFGSWTYDGSQVDIILEDYDVDKRDFFDNGEWEIVTATGSKGNRTDGCCWYPFVTYSFIIRRLPLFYTLFLIIPCIGLSFLTVLVFYLPSNEGEKISLCTSVLVSLTVFLLVIEEIIPSSSKVIPLIGEYLVFTMIFVTLSIVITVFAINIHHRSSSTHNAMAPWVRKIFLHKLPKLLCMRSHVDRYFAQKEETGNMNGSESSRNTLEAALDSIRYITRHVMKENEVREVVEDWKFIAQVLDRMFLWTFLLVSIIGSLVLFIPVIHKWASIIVPTHIGSTNA; the protein is encoded by the exons GTATATCTGAACCTTCTTTTATTGCTAAAAGTGAAGATCGtttgtttaaacatttatttgaagaCTATCAAAGATGGGTTCGTCCAGTGGAACGCTTGAAtgacacaataaaaataaagtttggcCTTGCAATCTCTCAGCTAGTAGAT gaTGAGAAAAATCAATTGATGACAACAAATGTCTGGTTGAAACAG GAATGGATAGATGTAAAATTAAGGTGGAATCCTGAAGACTATGCTGGAATAACATCTATTCGTGTCCCATCAGATTCTATTTGGATTCCAGATATCGTATTGTATGACAA tgcagaTGGACGTTTTGAGGGAACATCTACAAAAACTGTAGTAAAATATGATGGCACCATTGCCTGGACTCCACCAGCAAACTACAAAAGTTCTTGTACTATTGATGTAACCTTCTTCCCCTTTGACCTCCAAAATTGCTCTATGAAATTTGGTTCCTGGACTTATGATGGCTCACAGGTTGATATAATTCTTGAAGATTATGATGTTGACAAAAGAGACTTTTTTGATAATGGAGAATGGGAAATAGTGACTGCAACAGGGAGCAAAGGAAATAGGACTGATGGATGCTGCTGGTATCCTTTTGTTACATATTCATTTATAATTAGACGTTTGCCACTTTTTTACACGTTGTTTCTCATTATTCCTTGTATTGGGCTTTCGTTTCTAACTGTCCTTGTCTTCTATCTTCCTTCAAATGAAGGTGAAAAAATTTCACTTTGCACTTCAGTACTGGTATCTttgactgtttttcttcttgttattgAAGAGATTATTCCATCATCTTCTAAAGTTATCCCACTTATAGGAGAGTACTTGGTGTTTACTATGATATTTGTGACATTGTCCATTGTGATAACTGTCTTTGCTATCAATATTCATCATCGCTCTTCGTCTACACACAATGCTATGGCACCTTGGGTTCGCAAGATATTTCTTCACAAACTTCCCAAGCTGCTTTGCATGAGAAGTCATGTAGATAGATACTTTGCTCAGAAGGAGGAGACAGGAAATATGAATGGATCAGAATCATCTAGGAACACCTTGGAAGCAGCTCTAGATTCTATCCGATATATTACAAGACATGTTATGAAGGAGAACGAAGTCCGTGAG GTTGTTGAAGACTGGAAATTTATTGCTCAGGTGCTTGATCGAATGTTCTTATGGacttttcttctggtttcaATAATTGGATCACTTGTGTTATTTATTCCTGTTATTCATAAATGGGCAAGTATAATAGTACCTACGCATATAGGCAGcacaaatgcataa
- the CHRNA5 gene encoding neuronal acetylcholine receptor subunit alpha-5 isoform X1, translated as MVELGAWLRCGRPLLFLTCIFAPFLGQPGAGPAARAPYAGISEPSFIAKSEDRLFKHLFEDYQRWVRPVERLNDTIKIKFGLAISQLVDVDEKNQLMTTNVWLKQEWIDVKLRWNPEDYAGITSIRVPSDSIWIPDIVLYDNADGRFEGTSTKTVVKYDGTIAWTPPANYKSSCTIDVTFFPFDLQNCSMKFGSWTYDGSQVDIILEDYDVDKRDFFDNGEWEIVTATGSKGNRTDGCCWYPFVTYSFIIRRLPLFYTLFLIIPCIGLSFLTVLVFYLPSNEGEKISLCTSVLVSLTVFLLVIEEIIPSSSKVIPLIGEYLVFTMIFVTLSIVITVFAINIHHRSSSTHNAMAPWVRKIFLHKLPKLLCMRSHVDRYFAQKEETGNMNGSESSRNTLEAALDSIRYITRHVMKENEVREVVEDWKFIAQVLDRMFLWTFLLVSIIGSLVLFIPVIHKWASIIVPTHIGSTNA; from the exons GTATATCTGAACCTTCTTTTATTGCTAAAAGTGAAGATCGtttgtttaaacatttatttgaagaCTATCAAAGATGGGTTCGTCCAGTGGAACGCTTGAAtgacacaataaaaataaagtttggcCTTGCAATCTCTCAGCTAGTAGATGTG gaTGAGAAAAATCAATTGATGACAACAAATGTCTGGTTGAAACAG GAATGGATAGATGTAAAATTAAGGTGGAATCCTGAAGACTATGCTGGAATAACATCTATTCGTGTCCCATCAGATTCTATTTGGATTCCAGATATCGTATTGTATGACAA tgcagaTGGACGTTTTGAGGGAACATCTACAAAAACTGTAGTAAAATATGATGGCACCATTGCCTGGACTCCACCAGCAAACTACAAAAGTTCTTGTACTATTGATGTAACCTTCTTCCCCTTTGACCTCCAAAATTGCTCTATGAAATTTGGTTCCTGGACTTATGATGGCTCACAGGTTGATATAATTCTTGAAGATTATGATGTTGACAAAAGAGACTTTTTTGATAATGGAGAATGGGAAATAGTGACTGCAACAGGGAGCAAAGGAAATAGGACTGATGGATGCTGCTGGTATCCTTTTGTTACATATTCATTTATAATTAGACGTTTGCCACTTTTTTACACGTTGTTTCTCATTATTCCTTGTATTGGGCTTTCGTTTCTAACTGTCCTTGTCTTCTATCTTCCTTCAAATGAAGGTGAAAAAATTTCACTTTGCACTTCAGTACTGGTATCTttgactgtttttcttcttgttattgAAGAGATTATTCCATCATCTTCTAAAGTTATCCCACTTATAGGAGAGTACTTGGTGTTTACTATGATATTTGTGACATTGTCCATTGTGATAACTGTCTTTGCTATCAATATTCATCATCGCTCTTCGTCTACACACAATGCTATGGCACCTTGGGTTCGCAAGATATTTCTTCACAAACTTCCCAAGCTGCTTTGCATGAGAAGTCATGTAGATAGATACTTTGCTCAGAAGGAGGAGACAGGAAATATGAATGGATCAGAATCATCTAGGAACACCTTGGAAGCAGCTCTAGATTCTATCCGATATATTACAAGACATGTTATGAAGGAGAACGAAGTCCGTGAG GTTGTTGAAGACTGGAAATTTATTGCTCAGGTGCTTGATCGAATGTTCTTATGGacttttcttctggtttcaATAATTGGATCACTTGTGTTATTTATTCCTGTTATTCATAAATGGGCAAGTATAATAGTACCTACGCATATAGGCAGcacaaatgcataa
- the CHRNB4 gene encoding neuronal acetylcholine receptor subunit beta-4, giving the protein MRNTYTLFLFVVGSFYFNGSAAADAEEKLMNHLLSPDRYNKLIRPAVNSSQLVSIELQVSLAQLISVNEREQIMTTNVWLNQEWIDYRLAWKPSDYEGINKLRIPAKHIWLPDIVLYNNADGTYEVSLYTNAIVKNNGSIRWLPPAIYKSACKIEVKHFPFDQQNCTLKFRSWTYDHTEIDMVLKTSMASMDDFTPSGEWDIVALPGRRTVNPLDPNYVDVTYDFIIKRKPLFYTINLIIPCVLITSLAILVFYLPSDCGEKMTLCISVLLALTVFLLLISKIVPPTSLDVPLIGKYLMFTMVLVTFSIVTSVCVLNVHHRSPSTHTMPPWVKLVFLERLPAYLFMKRPENNSARQKLCNCKKTKAENPCMEPADFYKNSTYFLNTASAKKYDMKITETLDNVSSHRDFRLRTGTKFSPEVQEAIDGVSFIAEHMKSDDNDQSVIEDWKYVAMVVDRLFLWIFVLVCVLGTVGLFLQPLFQNHTAAMNP; this is encoded by the exons ATGAGGAATACATACaccctctttctctttgtagTGGGCTCCTTTTATTTTAACG GAAGCGCCGCAGcagatgctgaagaaaagctAATGAACCACCTACTGAGTCCTGACAGGTACAATAAGTTAATTCGACCAGCTGTCAACTCATCCCAGTTGGTATCTATAGAACTGCAGGTTTCCTTGGCACAGCTCATCAGCGTG aaTGAACGGGAGCAGATCATGACTACAAACGTCTGGCTGAACCAG GAGTGGATTGATTATCGTTTGGCTTGGAAGCCCTCTGACTATGAAGGAATAAATAAGCTGAGAATACCTGCAAAACACATCTGGTTGCCAGACATTGTGCTTTACAATAA CGCGGATGGCACATATGAAGTTTCGCTATACACAAATGCAATTGTAAAGAATAATGGAAGCATTCGCTGGTTGCCACCAGCCATTTACAAGAGTGCTTGCAAGATTGAAGTTAAGCATTTCCCATTTGATCAACAAAACTGCACATTAAAGTTCCGGTCTTGGACATATGATCATACAGAAATTGATATGGTGCTTAAAACTTCCATGGCAAGCATGGACGACTTTACGCCAAGTGGAGAGTGGGACATTGTAGCACTCCCAGGAAGAAGGACTGTAAATCCTTTGGACCCCAATTATGTCGATGTGACATATGACTTCATTATTAAAAGGAAACCTCTTTTTTATACCATCAATCTTATCATTCCTTGTGTGCTAATTACATCGTTAGCCATCCTGGTGTTCTACTTGCCTTCAGACTGTGGTGAAAAAATGACCTTATGCATATCTGTGTTGCTTGCCTTGACTGTGTTCTTGCTGCTGATCTCCAAAATTGTCCCTCCAACATCTCTAGATGTTCCACTGATTGGGAAGTACCTCATGTTTACAATGGTACTGGTGACCTTCTCAATAGTTACCAGTGTCTGTGTACTCAATGTCCACCACAGATCTCCAAGTACTCACACTATGCCCCCTTGGGTAAAGCTGGTTTTCCTTGAAAGACTCCCAGCCTATCTGTTCATGAAGCGtccagaaaataattctgcacggcaaaagctgtgcaactgcaaaaagacaaaagcagagaaTCCTTGTATGGAGCCAGCCGACTTCTACAAGAACTCTACCTATTTTTTGAATACAGCCTCTGCCAAAAAATATGATATGAAAATCACTGAGACTCTTGACAATGTCAGCAGTCATCGAGATTTTAGGTTAAGAACAGGCACGAAATTTTCTCCTGAAGTCCAAGAAGCAATTGATGGAGTCAGTTTTATAGCAGAGCACATGAAAAGTGATGACAACGACCAGAGT GTCATTGAAGATTGGAAGTATGTTGCCATGGTAGTGGACAGGCTGTTTCTCTGGATATTCGTCCTTGTTTGTGTCCTGGGGACTGTTGGATTATTTCTGCAGCCACTTTTTCAAAACCACACTGCTGCCATGAACCCTTAG
- the CHRNA3 gene encoding neuronal acetylcholine receptor subunit alpha-3, which yields MESMHALLLTAAVCFLCQGCGSSEAEHRLYAALFESYNQFVRPVKNVSDPVIIQFEVSMSQLVKVDEVNQIMETNLWLKHIWNDYKLRWNPADYGGAEFIRVPSGQIWKPDIVLYNNAVGDFQVDDKTKALLKYTGDVTWIPPAIFKSSCKIDVTYFPFDYQNCTMKFGSWSYDKAKIDLVLIGSTMNLKDYWESGEWAIIKAPGYKHDIKYNCCEEIYPDITYSLYIRRLPLFYTINMIIPCLLISFLTVLVFYLPSDCGEKVTLCISVLLSLTVFLLVITETIPSTSLVIPLIGEYLLFTMIFVTLSIVITVFVLNVHYRTPKTHTMPVWVRTIFLNLLPRIMFMTRPASDEENNQKPKPFFTSEFSNLNCFNSSETKCCKDGFVCQDMACSCCQYQRMKFSDFSGNLTRSSSSESVDPLFSFSVLSPEMRDAIESVKYIAENMKMQNEAKEIQDDWKYVAMVIDRIFLWVFILVCILGTAGLFLQPLMAGDEM from the exons ATGGAGAGCATGCACGCTCTCCTTCtaactgctgctgtttgctttctctgtcaAG GCTGCGGCAGCTCCGAGGCCGAGCACCGGCTCTACGCGGCCCTCTTCGAGAGCTACAACCAGTTCGTCCGTCCCGTCAAGAATGTCTCGGACCCCGTCATCATCCAGTTCGAGGTGTCCATGTCTCAGCTGGTGAAGGTG GATGAAGTCAACCAGATAATGGAAACCAACTTGTGGCTGAAACAC ATCTGGAATGATTACAAGCTTCGGTGGAATCCAGCAGACTATGGAGGTGCTGAATTCATCCGAGTACCATCTGGCCAGATCTGGAAGCCAGATATCGTTTTATATAACAA TGCAGTTGGGGATTTCCAGGTTGATGACAAGACAAAGGCCCTATTAAAATACACGGGTGATGTGACCTGGATACCTCCAGCTATATTTAAAAGCTCGTGTAAAATAGATGTAACCTACTTCCCATTTGACTATCAGAACTGCACCATGAAGTTTGGTTCCTGGTCTTATGATAAAGCCAAAATTGACTTAGTTTTAATTGGCTCTACAATGAACCTGAAAGATTACTGGGAGAGTGGAGAATGGGCTATTATTAAAGCTCCTGGGTATAAACATGACATCAAATACAACTGCTGTGAAGAGATATATCCAGACATCACATATTCTCTTTACATTAGGCGTTTACCTTTATTTTACACTATCAATATGATTATTCCATGtctgctgatttcttttctgactgTATTAGTTTTCTATTTGCCTTCAGACTGTGGTGAGAAGGTGACACTCTGCATATCAGTCCTTCTATCTTTAACAGTGTTCCTTCTTGTTATCACAGAAACCATACCTTCTACTTCCCTGGTAATTCCACTTATTGGGGAATACCTCCTTTTCACCATGATATTTGTAACTCTATCTATTGTCATTACGGTATTTGTACTTAACGTGCACTACAGAACACCCAAGACACACACAATGCCTGTGTGGGTGAGAACCATTTTCTTGAACTTACTTCCCAGGATCATGTTTATGACAAGGCCTGCCAGTGATGAAGAGAATAATCAGAAGCCAAAACCATTTTTCACTTCTGAGTTTTCAAACTTAAATTGCTTCAACAGTTCTGAAACCAAATGCTGCAAAGATGGCTTTGTATGTCAAGATATGGCATGCAGCTGTTGTCAGTATCAACGAATGAAGTTCTCGGATTTCAGTGGCAATCTCACAAGAAGTTCAAGCTCTGAGTCTGTAGatcctctgttttcattttcagttctgtcaCCAGAAATGAGAGATGCTATTGAAAGTGTTAAATACAttgcagaaaatatgaaaatgcagaatgaaGCAAAAGAG attcagGATGACTGGAAATACGTTGCCATGGTAATCGATCGTATTTTTCTATGGGTTTTCATCCTGGTATGTATTCTAGGAACAGCAGGATTGTTTTTACAACCTTTGATGGCTGGAGATGAAATGTAA